A stretch of DNA from Lentimicrobiaceae bacterium:
TTATCAATATTGGGTTTTATCTTGTTTAATGTTTTGCTGTCGATGATATTGTTTTTGATAAGTTTTCCGAAACCTGCAACAATACTTTGAGTTATGTAAACGCTACTTTTTGAACCGGGGAACCACGACCAGCCGCCGTCGTAGTTTTGTGCGTCTATCAGAAGCTGAATATCTCGGTCTTGCCTGTATTTAATATTGTTTAGGTTAAACAACTGACCAATATTCAGCTTTTGCTCTTTTTCGCTGATAGCATCCATAACCCAAGGAGTTTCGTTAAGTACAACAGATTTAAGCTCCTGATTTTTTTCCAAATTCGATAAAAATGTTTCAGGCGTTAGTTTTTGCCAGGTTTCAAAAGTGTGGCGTATCTTTTCGTTGCTATTTGCAATGTGCGAAGCCAAAGTATTAACATAAAAGCGATTGAAAATAACGTCTGTTAATTTTGAATCGTTGTTGGTAACGTAAGGCAGAGCTTGTATAGCGTACCAAATCGGGTTTTCGGTAAACTCAACAATTATGTTTTCGGTTTGTATTCCGTCATGGTCGCTGAGCGTAATTCTGTCTAAATTAATAGTAGTATCTGCATTTCTGCTTATTTCTATCGGGAAACTTTCGGTAACCATCATACGGTTAGGCAAAATCGGCATAAATCCTTCTTCACCGTCCGAAACATTTTTGTTTTTAGCAATAATGCGATAAATAACAGCTTCGGCATTGTTAGGAATATTAATATTCCAATATGCTTGAGCACTGTTATCGGTTTTAATCGAAACATTTTTAACATTGTCGGTATTGTTAAAAGCATCGTCGATAGGATTCATGCTTATTGCGTCGAAAAGTTGCAAATACGTTTCAACATCAATGTTTTCGGAAGTATTGTTCGTTATTTTAGCACTTATGCTGATTGTATCGCCTTGGCGGAAAAATCGTGGCATATTCGGAAATACCATAAGGTCTTTTTGCGAAACAAAATTTTGCGTAAACGTACCGTGCTTAAGTTCGGTGTTGTGGGCAATTGCCATCAATTTCCATTCGGTCAGCGATTCGGGAAGTGTGAATTTTACAACAAATTCTCCGTCTTTATTACTCAATAAGTGCGGATAAAAGAAAGCCGTTTCGCTTAAATCTTTTCTGTAGCTGACTTCAGGTTCCTTTTCGCCTGTGCCGGCATTTTCCGTTTCGGGAGCAATGGCTTCTTTAGCCGATTCTTCTCTGTAAACTTCTTCAACAGCATTGCTTAGTACGGCATAATCCATTGTAACAATTTCTTCCTGCGCCGATTTTAACTTTGTTCCAGCCCCGTCACCCGCCATCGACATTCTATACATTATCACACTTTCGTGATGTCCCGTCTCAAACAAGTATTCGTAGTTAATTTCCGTATCTAAAATAAAATCTAACAACTTGTTTTCTATACTAAAATCAATTGCACTATATAAATTTCGGTAATTTGTGCTACTGTTGTAATAATTGTTGCGATTCGTCCTGAACGGAATATTAAAACTCCAACCGTTAGGATAAATTGCATCAAGCGATGCATCATACATTGATGCTAACACTTCTGCTACTTCCGGAAGATTTTTGTTGTTTTTTATGGTAAACGTCCATTCTTCCTCGGCTCCCGGAGTTAGTTTAGAGCGTAGCGTTTGCTGAGCAATTTCGAGCTTTTTATTGTCGTAACCGACAATGATTTCAATATTTTTGCTTAAGTAGTGATTATCCCTTAGATAAAAGGCGTTAATATTCACATTTCCGCGTTCTGCTTCGGTTATAGGTATGCTGAAATTTGTTTGCTTGTTGCTGAGTTTGAATTGTTTCTGAAAAATTATACCGTCAACGTTGGTAGCTTCAACAAAAATCGTAGCATTGTCGAAAGGCACACCGATTATAAAATCAATAACATCGCCGGGTTGGGCTATACGTTTGTTAGCTTCAAATAATAGATTTTCGCTTCTCAAACCCTTATTACTGCGTGAATCGAAAACGGTAAAATATTTTTTATAATTCACAGGATTGCCAAAAGCGTCTTTTGAGTTAATTTCTACAACGTAGAAGCCGGTTTTTAATACTTTGCCGACTTCAAACTTATTATTATCGGGAGTAGCAAATTCGGTGTTCAGAATTTCTTCTTCAACGCTCCATTTGGTATAGTCGTCTTCGTCGTTATAGATTTCATTTTTAAATAGTTTTTTAAACTCATTTTCGTCAATAACAAACTTATTGGGTTTATCCCAATCTTTTTTGTATAAAGCCACATCAGGTTCGCGAAGTTTTTGTAGAACAACAGTACCCGAAGCTGCCTGCTCTTGTCCGCCAAAATTTTCGGCGCTTATTTTAAACGAAAAGCCGTTTTTAGCATCAATTTTATCGCTAATATCCGTTGATATAAGCAATGAATTGTACCCTACCACTACACTTTTTTGGAAAGAATGCGTTTCGCCGTTAATATCAACAACATCGACATAAACGGTAAAGTTGTAGTAAGGCATATATTTCTTTTCAATTTTACGGTCGGCAACGGCATCAAAAGCAATGACAAACTCCCCCTTATCATCGGTTGTGGTAGAACCGTTTAATATTTCCACCTTATCATATTTGAAGGGTATGGAATAGTAAAAATAACTTCTGTAAAACAGAACACTGCGTTCAACTCGGTAGTTGACTTTGGCGTTGGAAACGCTTGTTCCGCTGTAGCTTGTAGCCGTTCCGCTTACCTTAACTTCTTGATTTAGAACGTATTCTTCCGATACGGGTGCAAAATCCACAAAAAACTTGGGACGTTTGTATTCTTCAACCCTGATGCTGTGGTACAAGTCTTTGCCGGAAACGGTGAAGCGTCCGGTAAGTCCCGAAGTAGGCAAGTTGAAAGAACCCGAAAATGAGCCGTATTCGTTGGTTTTAAAAGATGTTTTGTAAACTTCTTGTCCATTGGCATCAAATACGCTAAACTCCGATTTGTAATTTTCTTCCAAACTAAAATTTTTGTTGTCATCATTAACGACAATTCCTTTGTAATAAACGGTTTGTCCCGGGCGATATATGGCTCTGTCGGTGTAGAAATATATTTTTTTGTTCGGCTCCGATTTTGAGCTGCTTGGATAATTATATCTGAAATCTGAAAACAACACGTCATTGCCAACGCCGATTGATAAAAAGTATCTGTCGTATGATTTATCGGCATCTATTTTGAATTTTCCTTCGGCTTTTTTATATCGTTTCTCTTTAATTCTTGTTCTTTCAGTATCGCTTCGTCGGTAATCGTGGCTTACAATATATTTTTTTACAACAAAATCATCAATGGGTTTGCCTGTATTTCGGTTAATGACAATATAATCTTCACTATTATTATTGTTTTTTACTACGTAAGAAATTTCGGAAATACACAAAAGTTCATTTCTGTACAAGTCTTTCAAATTAAAATTATCGTTTTTTGAGAGTTGTAAAACATAATATCCTGTTTCCAACTCAGGAAAAATGACTTCTGTGGTATTGGTAAGATAGTCTCCATCGTTAGGCAAATTGATACTCCACTGTTTTGTAACTTCGTAATTGGATAAATTAACTTTATTAATTTGTCCGTAATTTGCTTTAATATCGGCAACATCTTTCTCTTTTATTTTAATGACACGAAGGAAAACCGTGTCGATGTTTTTATACATTACCGAAGCCAAAAATGGTTTATTAGGCATGTTTACCGATTTGGTAACAACTCCGCATGCTTTAGTTTCTATTAAATTTAGCAGTCTTTTGCACAACTGAGCTCCGTACGATTTCGGGTAGCGTTTTATTGCATCTGTGCACAAGGTATGAGCTTCTTTTTTGAGCCAACGATATTTTTCATCTTGGGTGCTGTAGTAGTTCTCGCCCATATTGTTGAGATGTTCGGCTAAGTGATAAATTATTTCGGTATAGCCTTCGCTATGCGGATATTCTTTCGCCAAATTTCGCAAGGCATTTTCGTAAAGAGAATCTTTGCTATCATGCATGGTGCAGTTCTTGTACACGTAGTTAAGTCGGTCTAAATCGGATTTTATTATTGCCAAAAAATCTTGTTTGTCGTTTAAGTGAAACTTTATTAGATTTTGGTAAATGACAAGACTTTTGTATCTGAAAGAGTTGGTGTCGCTTTGGTTTATATTGATTTTTGCAAACTGCTTTGCAGGCAAAAAGTAGTCTTCGGAGTCGATATTAAAGTAAAACGACTTGCTCATAGTGTGCTCAATAGGGTTTGTGTAAAAATTCAGAGCATTGTGAGACAATATATCAAACAAAGTAGGTCGGTAAAGTCTTGTGCTTTTATCGCCTTTCATCAAACATTCATATTCTTGCACAGATGTTTTTTGCAGTATCTCGCTTTGGCTCAGCGATAGGGTTATATTGCTTTCTATTTCTTCAAAAAACCTTTTTGTGCTCCACGTTTCAATGTCTGTGCTTTCTTCGGCAAGCGGAAGTCTATCTGCGATTTGCCACCTGTTATTTTGGTAATGACTGTAATAAACATTGGCTAGAAAAGCATGTAAAATTTGCTTGCTAGGCGCTGCGGCGGTTCTAAGCTCATTTTCTAACAGTTCAATGGACTTTACGGTGCTGTTTTCGGCGTAATTGTCCCACACTCTAATCTTGTATTCAATAGATTTTAAGAGTTCGGGGAAGTTGTTGTCTTGTTTGCTTTGCAAGTATATTTTATCAATAACTTGTTCGGCAGTTTTAACCTGACCAATATTCATAAGAGAGTCAAGTTCTGTCCATTTGTTTGCTGTGGTGTTTTGCGACATTACTGCGATATTTATTAATAAAAGCGAAAAAATTAAAAAGGCGTATCGTTTCATATGCGTTTGTATATAAATGTGAAACAAATTGTAAAAGATTATAAATTAACGACATCAAAAATTAAGCCACGAAAAGCAAAACGCAATTCTTACGATTTACTTCACAAGCAAATTATTTTGTATGTTATTAATCGGTTTTGTTTTTGTTCTTTTTATGTAATTCTTGAATTTTTACGTATTTGATAAATCCCGAAAATGAATTCATAATACTAATCATAAAACCTTGTTTGCCGTCTAAGAAACCCAAACGTATTATGTAGCAATACAAGAATTTGAATAGCGGAGCGAACAGCAATTTAATTGTCGATATTTTCCTTCCTTTTTCAAAACTTTCTTTTGCCGAAATATCGGTAAATTTCACAGTTTGAGCTATATGCTGATTGATGTTTTCAAAAGTAGTGTGCAAAATATCGCCTTTCAGATGTCGCAATTTAGCACCATCGTTCAGTTCAACTTTTTCGTGTATGTTAACGCCTGTCCAGCCGGCTTTCTCTTTATTCCAAAGTCGTATTTTGGTATCCGGATACCAGCTGCTGTGTTTTATCCATCTGCCGCAGTAAAAATTAAATCTATTCATTGAACAAGCATCAGCATTGGGGTTTTTCTTAAACTCGTTGATAGATTCAACAAGTTGCGACGATAAAACTTCGTCGGCATCAAGGTTGAGCACCCATTGATGCGAAGTAGCTTCCGTAGCCCATTTTTTTTGGTCGTAGTAGCCTTTAAACTCACGCAAATGAACCTTAACTCCGTGCTGTTCGCATATTTCGACGGTTTTGTCGGTAGAGTAGGAGTCGACAACAACAATTTCATCTGCCACCTGTTTAAGACTACTTATGCAATCGGCTATTTTGGCTTCTTCGTTGTAAGTGATTACAAATGCTGATAATTTTATCATAAAATGATATTTTGTACAAAAATACATAATTAATTTACATTATCAGAAATACAATATTCAGACTTAAAAATATTATTTTAGCAAAGCATTAAAATAATTGTAATTTTGCACCACAAAATATGAATACAAATATATCTCTACTACAAACGATAAAAAATCCGGAACAACTGCGTCAGTTATCGACTGATGACTTACCATTGTTGTGTAAAGAAATCAGAGATTACATATTAGAAACCATTTCGAAACATCCGGGTCATTTGGGTGCAGCACTCGGTGTTGTTGAGCTCACAGTTGCAATACACTACGCTTTTAACACACCCGACGATAAGTTGGTTTGGGATGTTGGACATCAGGCTTATGCTCACAAAATTTTAACCGAACGTTTTGAAGAATTTAAAACCAATAGGCAATACAAGGGCATAAGCGGTTTTCCGCGCTGTTGCGAAAGCGTTTACGATTGTTTCGGCACAGGACATTCGTCAACAAGTATTTCGGCAGTTTTGGGTATGGCTATTGCCAATCAGCTTAGTAATAACACCGAACGACAACATATTGCCGTAATCGGCGACGGAGCCATGACCGGCGGAATGGCTATGGAAGCACTTAATCATGCCGGAGCTACAAACACAAACATATTAGTTATTCTCAACGACAACGGTATAGCTATCGATAAAAATGAAGGAGCTTTATCCAAATATCTCACACACATTACTACTTCAAAATGGTACAATCGCCTTAAAGATTCGGTGTGGAGCATAATGGGCGGCAACAAAAAATATGGCAAGCACTCTCGCGAAATTGTTAGGCAAATAGGCGGTGGGCTGAAATCTACACTGTTGCGAAGAAGTAACCTTTTTGAAGCCTTTGG
This window harbors:
- a CDS encoding alpha-2-macroglobulin family protein encodes the protein MKRYAFLIFSLLLINIAVMSQNTTANKWTELDSLMNIGQVKTAEQVIDKIYLQSKQDNNFPELLKSIEYKIRVWDNYAENSTVKSIELLENELRTAAAPSKQILHAFLANVYYSHYQNNRWQIADRLPLAEESTDIETWSTKRFFEEIESNITLSLSQSEILQKTSVQEYECLMKGDKSTRLYRPTLFDILSHNALNFYTNPIEHTMSKSFYFNIDSEDYFLPAKQFAKININQSDTNSFRYKSLVIYQNLIKFHLNDKQDFLAIIKSDLDRLNYVYKNCTMHDSKDSLYENALRNLAKEYPHSEGYTEIIYHLAEHLNNMGENYYSTQDEKYRWLKKEAHTLCTDAIKRYPKSYGAQLCKRLLNLIETKACGVVTKSVNMPNKPFLASVMYKNIDTVFLRVIKIKEKDVADIKANYGQINKVNLSNYEVTKQWSINLPNDGDYLTNTTEVIFPELETGYYVLQLSKNDNFNLKDLYRNELLCISEISYVVKNNNNSEDYIVINRNTGKPIDDFVVKKYIVSHDYRRSDTERTRIKEKRYKKAEGKFKIDADKSYDRYFLSIGVGNDVLFSDFRYNYPSSSKSEPNKKIYFYTDRAIYRPGQTVYYKGIVVNDDNKNFSLEENYKSEFSVFDANGQEVYKTSFKTNEYGSFSGSFNLPTSGLTGRFTVSGKDLYHSIRVEEYKRPKFFVDFAPVSEEYVLNQEVKVSGTATSYSGTSVSNAKVNYRVERSVLFYRSYFYYSIPFKYDKVEILNGSTTTDDKGEFVIAFDAVADRKIEKKYMPYYNFTVYVDVVDINGETHSFQKSVVVGYNSLLISTDISDKIDAKNGFSFKISAENFGGQEQAASGTVVLQKLREPDVALYKKDWDKPNKFVIDENEFKKLFKNEIYNDEDDYTKWSVEEEILNTEFATPDNNKFEVGKVLKTGFYVVEINSKDAFGNPVNYKKYFTVFDSRSNKGLRSENLLFEANKRIAQPGDVIDFIIGVPFDNATIFVEATNVDGIIFQKQFKLSNKQTNFSIPITEAERGNVNINAFYLRDNHYLSKNIEIIVGYDNKKLEIAQQTLRSKLTPGAEEEWTFTIKNNKNLPEVAEVLASMYDASLDAIYPNGWSFNIPFRTNRNNYYNSSTNYRNLYSAIDFSIENKLLDFILDTEINYEYLFETGHHESVIMYRMSMAGDGAGTKLKSAQEEIVTMDYAVLSNAVEEVYREESAKEAIAPETENAGTGEKEPEVSYRKDLSETAFFYPHLLSNKDGEFVVKFTLPESLTEWKLMAIAHNTELKHGTFTQNFVSQKDLMVFPNMPRFFRQGDTISISAKITNNTSENIDVETYLQLFDAISMNPIDDAFNNTDNVKNVSIKTDNSAQAYWNINIPNNAEAVIYRIIAKNKNVSDGEEGFMPILPNRMMVTESFPIEISRNADTTINLDRITLSDHDGIQTENIIVEFTENPIWYAIQALPYVTNNDSKLTDVIFNRFYVNTLASHIANSNEKIRHTFETWQKLTPETFLSNLEKNQELKSVVLNETPWVMDAISEKEQKLNIGQLFNLNNIKYRQDRDIQLLIDAQNYDGGWSWFPGSKSSVYITQSIVAGFGKLIKNNIIDSKTLNKIKPNIDKAINYIDKKAVETFDDIKKYDKDYKTNRHLHSGIIHYLYTRSFFANPYSKDLQDAISYYEEQTNKYWTNYSNYLKGAMAIYMKGNKNYNTSELIMRSLKETSLYKPELGMYWKEPNTPYWYQLPIETTTMMIETFSTVSNDQTSVDRLKVNLLKNKQTNRWKTNSSTANAIYALTAYGDNIINEDKPVSIILNGKEINPRITGDNTKQEAGSGYFKKSFKADYFDKADAVELQINNPNSCISWGATYWQYYQDLDKITEGNTDNPFNIEMQLYKIETSESGRQLIEIDNTNLEVGDKVVVRMVIETDRNLEYVHIKNMRAATFEPVSNLSGYRYKNGIGYYEAVKDVSTEFFIEYMPKGKYVFEYELFATQKGSFSNGITVAECYYAPEFGSHSAGCRVTVK
- a CDS encoding glycosyltransferase family 2 protein, whose amino-acid sequence is MIKLSAFVITYNEEAKIADCISSLKQVADEIVVVDSYSTDKTVEICEQHGVKVHLREFKGYYDQKKWATEATSHQWVLNLDADEVLSSQLVESINEFKKNPNADACSMNRFNFYCGRWIKHSSWYPDTKIRLWNKEKAGWTGVNIHEKVELNDGAKLRHLKGDILHTTFENINQHIAQTVKFTDISAKESFEKGRKISTIKLLFAPLFKFLYCYIIRLGFLDGKQGFMISIMNSFSGFIKYVKIQELHKKNKNKTD